A stretch of the Actinomyces faecalis genome encodes the following:
- the metG gene encoding methionine--tRNA ligase, with product MSHILSAVAWPYANGPRHIGHVAGFGVPSDVFSRYMRMAGHDVLMVSGTDEHGTPILVAADEEGVSARELADRNNRLIVEDLVALGLSYDLFTRTTAGNHYRVVQEMFRTVRDNGYMVEQVTRSAISPSTGRTLPDRYIEGTCPICATPGARGDQCDACGNQLDPTDLIDPRSRINGEVPEFVESNHWFLDLPALAEALGAWLDEREASGTWRPNVIRFSKNILEEIRPRAMTRDIDWGIPVPGWEDQPTKRLYVWFDAVIGYLSASVEWARRTGDPEAWRQWWNDPQALSYYFMGKDNIVFHSQIWPAELLGYNGQGDKGGESGELGVLNLPTEVVSSEFLTMEGRKFSSSHGIVIYVRDFLARYQADALRYFISAAGPETADADFTWAEFVRRTNGELVAGWGNLVNRTASMIHKRFGEVPEPGELEEIDRTLLASIEAGFTTVGDLIRHHRQKAALAEAMRLVGEANKYVADTEPFKLKSEEQLPRLATILHTLAQAVADLNLMLSPFLPHAANDVDRILGGTGEIAPMPRIEEVAELDPEVLPAAFDGRDGYPIITGDYTSVPTWGRHEVGVGTPIAKPSPVFVKLDEAIVEEELARYADSRPDDVTGA from the coding sequence ATGAGCCACATCCTGTCCGCGGTCGCCTGGCCCTACGCCAACGGCCCCCGCCACATCGGTCACGTCGCCGGCTTCGGAGTCCCCTCCGACGTCTTCTCCCGCTACATGCGCATGGCCGGCCACGACGTCCTCATGGTCTCGGGCACGGATGAGCACGGCACCCCGATCCTCGTGGCCGCGGACGAGGAGGGCGTCAGCGCCCGCGAGCTGGCTGACCGTAACAACCGCCTCATCGTCGAGGACCTGGTCGCCCTGGGACTGTCCTACGACCTGTTCACCCGCACCACCGCCGGCAACCACTACCGGGTGGTGCAGGAGATGTTCCGCACCGTGCGCGACAACGGCTACATGGTGGAGCAGGTGACGCGCTCGGCCATCAGCCCGTCGACCGGTCGCACCCTGCCCGACCGCTACATCGAGGGCACCTGCCCCATCTGCGCCACCCCCGGCGCCCGCGGCGACCAGTGCGACGCCTGCGGCAACCAGCTCGACCCCACCGACCTCATCGACCCCCGCTCGCGGATCAACGGCGAGGTACCTGAGTTCGTCGAGTCCAACCACTGGTTCCTCGACCTGCCGGCGCTGGCCGAGGCGCTGGGGGCCTGGCTGGACGAGCGCGAGGCCTCAGGCACCTGGCGCCCCAACGTCATCCGCTTCTCCAAGAACATCCTGGAGGAGATCCGTCCGCGTGCCATGACCCGCGACATCGACTGGGGGATCCCGGTCCCCGGCTGGGAGGACCAGCCCACCAAGCGCCTGTACGTGTGGTTCGACGCCGTCATCGGATACCTCTCCGCCTCCGTCGAGTGGGCCCGGCGCACCGGGGACCCCGAGGCCTGGCGCCAGTGGTGGAACGACCCGCAGGCCCTGTCCTACTACTTCATGGGCAAGGACAACATCGTCTTCCACTCCCAGATCTGGCCCGCCGAGCTCCTGGGCTACAACGGCCAGGGGGACAAAGGCGGCGAAAGCGGCGAGCTGGGTGTGCTCAACCTGCCCACTGAGGTGGTCTCCAGCGAGTTCCTCACCATGGAGGGACGCAAGTTCTCCTCCTCCCACGGCATCGTCATCTACGTGCGCGACTTCCTGGCCCGCTACCAGGCCGACGCCCTGCGCTACTTCATCTCCGCCGCCGGCCCTGAGACGGCGGACGCCGACTTCACCTGGGCCGAGTTCGTGCGCCGGACCAACGGTGAGCTCGTGGCCGGCTGGGGCAACCTGGTCAACCGCACTGCCTCGATGATCCACAAGCGCTTCGGCGAGGTTCCCGAGCCCGGCGAGCTGGAGGAGATCGACCGGACCCTGCTGGCCTCGATCGAGGCCGGCTTCACCACGGTCGGCGACCTCATCCGCCACCACCGCCAGAAGGCGGCTCTGGCTGAGGCCATGCGCCTGGTGGGCGAGGCCAACAAGTACGTGGCGGACACCGAGCCCTTCAAGCTCAAGAGCGAGGAGCAGCTGCCGCGCCTGGCCACGATCCTCCACACCCTGGCTCAGGCGGTAGCGGACCTCAACCTCATGCTCTCGCCTTTCCTGCCCCACGCGGCCAACGACGTCGACCGCATCCTGGGAGGCACGGGCGAGATCGCCCCGATGCCGCGTATCGAGGAGGTGGCCGAGCTCGATCCTGAGGTCCTGCCCGCTGCCTTCGACGGCCGCGACGGCTACCCGATCATCACCGGTGACTACACCTCGGTCCCCACCTGGGGCCGCCACGAGGTGGGGGTCGGTACGCCGATCGCCAAGCCCTCGCCGGTCTTCGTCAAGCTGGACGAGGCCATCGTGGAGGAGGAGCTGGCCCGCTACGCCGACTCCCGCCCCGACGACGTCACCGGCGCCTGA
- a CDS encoding TatD family hydrolase produces MSRKHRDRSWPPADAVAPLTGEVTDNHAHLPVPGLPASGPGSEAPVSAAELVARAAEAGVTRVVTSACETPTWAGSVELARTVTGVRVALAVHPNEAVLHAGVREVGPDGLEPVAAPHHDETLEAALSRLEATIRECRDVVVAVGESGLDYFRTGERGRQVQREAFRAHVALAKELDLPLQIHDRDAHEDCVEVLLADGAPERTVFHCFSGGVGLARACAEHGWYASVAGPVTYPANEELRAALALVPAELLLVETDAPYLPPQAWRGRPNASYLMGDTVRFLAASRGVEEAAFCELLARSTEEVYGRW; encoded by the coding sequence ATGAGCCGCAAGCACCGCGACCGGTCCTGGCCGCCGGCCGACGCCGTCGCCCCCCTGACGGGTGAGGTGACGGACAACCACGCGCACCTGCCTGTCCCCGGGCTGCCAGCCAGCGGTCCTGGCAGCGAGGCTCCTGTCTCGGCCGCCGAGCTCGTGGCGCGGGCGGCTGAGGCAGGCGTGACGCGAGTGGTCACCTCGGCGTGCGAGACGCCGACCTGGGCGGGCTCGGTCGAGCTCGCCAGGACCGTCACGGGGGTACGCGTGGCGCTGGCCGTCCACCCCAACGAGGCCGTGCTCCACGCGGGCGTGCGTGAGGTCGGGCCGGACGGGCTGGAGCCTGTGGCGGCCCCTCACCACGACGAGACGCTCGAGGCTGCCTTGTCGCGCCTGGAGGCGACGATCCGGGAGTGCCGGGACGTCGTCGTCGCCGTGGGGGAGAGCGGGCTGGACTACTTCCGCACCGGTGAGCGCGGCCGCCAGGTCCAGCGTGAGGCCTTCCGGGCGCACGTCGCCCTGGCCAAGGAGCTGGACCTGCCGCTGCAGATCCACGACCGTGACGCGCACGAGGACTGTGTCGAGGTCCTGCTGGCTGACGGCGCCCCCGAGCGCACCGTGTTCCACTGCTTCTCCGGCGGGGTGGGGCTTGCCCGCGCCTGCGCCGAGCACGGCTGGTACGCCTCGGTGGCCGGGCCGGTGACCTACCCGGCCAACGAGGAGCTGCGCGCCGCGCTCGCCCTGGTGCCTGCCGAGCTGCTGCTCGTGGAGACCGACGCCCCCTACCTGCCGCCCCAGGCGTGGCGTGGTCGGCCTAACGCCTCCTACCTCATGGGGGACACGGTCCGCTTCCTGGCTGCCTCACGCGGGGTGGAGGAGGCGGCGTTCTGTGAGCTGCTGGCGCGCAGTACCGAAGAGGTCTACGGCCGCTGGTGA
- the mscL gene encoding large conductance mechanosensitive channel protein MscL — translation MLKGFRDFIAQGNVIDLAVAVIIGGAFSPIVQAVTDVILNIIGALVGSPNFNSVGQFSINGSDPIQPGTILTTGINFLLVAAAIYFCVVLPMNKLKERTRKAQEIEAADEVPAPSETELLVQIRDLLADKK, via the coding sequence ATGCTTAAGGGTTTCCGCGACTTCATCGCCCAGGGCAACGTCATTGACCTGGCCGTCGCCGTCATCATCGGCGGTGCCTTCTCCCCGATCGTCCAGGCCGTCACCGACGTCATCCTCAACATCATCGGCGCCCTGGTCGGCTCGCCGAACTTCAACTCGGTCGGCCAGTTCTCGATCAACGGCTCCGACCCGATCCAGCCTGGCACCATCCTCACCACCGGCATCAACTTCCTGCTGGTGGCCGCCGCGATCTACTTCTGCGTGGTCCTGCCGATGAACAAGCTCAAGGAGCGCACCCGCAAGGCCCAGGAGATCGAGGCCGCGGACGAGGTCCCGGCTCCCTCCGAGACCGAGCTGCTCGTCCAGATCCGCGACCTGCTCGCTGACAAGAAGTGA
- a CDS encoding phospholipid carrier-dependent glycosyltransferase translates to MNEPAAAPTSAPSPSEGAAPEPTAQTVPPQAREASTADAGEEAQSATGTEQALARDVADPALTGDERPSGSAPTSSSPAEDSTAAVEAAAEEDSLEDTETQPRSEVFLRERLGLDPSGWTLAPAVRLRGWAVTAVVTVVAAMTRLIGLGHPHSLMFDEIYYVKDAYALWHNGYESTWKDGADALFAKGDFSALTTEPSYVVHPQLGKWLIGLGMEIFGADSSFGWRFMPAVAGILTVALLARLTLRLTRSPALAGVAGLLLAIDGVGITESRIGLLDVFIGLFGLLTVYCLVRDREWFRSRLAAGLDGSLPGAWAPLPLLRPWLLAAGLSAGLTCSIKWSGAYLLAAVGILVVIWDLAALRRLEARHWQADGVLHRGGLDFLHLVPTAFVVYVVVGWGSWLTHAGAYKHGWAEQMRQAGTPVRSWLPDPLNDLLEYHLSMYQFHVSLDSTHPYMSKPIGWLVQWRPTSFYWRGTEEMAGAGCGSDQCVQAVTSIGNIPVWWCAVVALAFCLVVLAWRRRDWRVWAALIGYVGLYLPWFLYGDRTIFTFYTVAFVPFVVLVLTLALGVMTGWLKPVPGSRLARAEEDAMADGTIGPERPAPRGWLATQVGFGMRPTQRSLPEAWTGVPVWRTRTEGMWLVGAVVVAALVFAALWWPIWTGQTVSYSFWRMHMWLGSWI, encoded by the coding sequence GTGAACGAGCCAGCAGCTGCGCCCACTTCCGCCCCGAGTCCTTCGGAGGGCGCTGCGCCTGAGCCGACGGCGCAGACCGTCCCTCCGCAGGCGCGAGAGGCGTCGACCGCTGACGCCGGCGAGGAGGCCCAGTCAGCCACTGGCACAGAGCAGGCCCTGGCGAGGGACGTCGCGGACCCAGCCCTCACGGGCGACGAGAGGCCGAGTGGGTCCGCGCCGACGTCATCGAGCCCCGCCGAGGACTCGACAGCCGCCGTTGAGGCGGCCGCCGAGGAGGACAGCCTGGAGGACACCGAGACCCAGCCCCGCAGCGAGGTCTTCCTGCGCGAGCGTCTGGGACTGGACCCTTCGGGCTGGACGCTGGCACCCGCCGTACGCCTGCGAGGCTGGGCGGTGACGGCCGTGGTGACGGTGGTGGCGGCGATGACGCGCCTGATCGGCCTCGGCCACCCCCATTCGCTCATGTTCGACGAGATCTACTACGTCAAGGACGCCTACGCCCTGTGGCACAACGGCTACGAGTCGACCTGGAAGGACGGGGCGGACGCCCTGTTCGCCAAGGGTGACTTCTCTGCCCTGACCACAGAGCCGTCCTATGTGGTCCACCCGCAGCTGGGCAAGTGGCTCATCGGGCTCGGGATGGAGATCTTCGGGGCGGACTCGTCCTTCGGCTGGCGCTTCATGCCCGCTGTGGCCGGGATCCTCACCGTGGCACTGCTGGCCCGGCTCACGCTCCGACTCACCCGCTCGCCCGCACTGGCGGGAGTGGCTGGGCTGCTGCTGGCGATCGACGGCGTCGGGATCACCGAGTCACGCATCGGCCTGCTGGACGTGTTCATCGGGCTGTTCGGGCTGCTCACCGTCTACTGCCTGGTCCGTGACCGTGAGTGGTTCCGCTCCCGGCTCGCAGCCGGGCTCGACGGGAGCCTGCCTGGCGCCTGGGCCCCGCTTCCGCTGCTGCGGCCCTGGCTGCTGGCAGCAGGGCTGAGCGCTGGACTGACCTGCTCGATCAAGTGGTCCGGCGCCTACCTGCTGGCCGCGGTGGGGATCCTCGTCGTGATCTGGGACCTCGCGGCCCTGCGGCGGCTTGAGGCGCGTCACTGGCAGGCTGACGGCGTCCTGCACCGCGGGGGCCTGGACTTCCTCCACCTGGTGCCGACGGCCTTCGTGGTCTACGTCGTCGTGGGATGGGGCTCCTGGCTGACCCACGCGGGCGCCTACAAGCACGGGTGGGCCGAGCAGATGCGCCAGGCGGGCACGCCCGTACGGTCCTGGCTGCCCGACCCCCTCAACGACCTGCTGGAGTACCACCTGTCCATGTACCAGTTCCACGTCAGCCTGGACTCCACCCATCCGTATATGTCCAAGCCGATCGGCTGGCTGGTGCAGTGGCGCCCGACCTCCTTCTACTGGCGGGGAACCGAGGAGATGGCTGGAGCGGGCTGCGGCTCAGACCAGTGCGTCCAGGCCGTGACCTCGATCGGGAACATCCCCGTGTGGTGGTGCGCCGTGGTGGCGCTCGCCTTCTGCCTGGTCGTGCTGGCGTGGCGACGGCGGGACTGGCGCGTGTGGGCAGCGCTCATCGGGTACGTAGGCCTGTACCTGCCGTGGTTCCTCTACGGTGACCGCACGATCTTCACCTTCTACACGGTGGCCTTCGTGCCCTTCGTGGTCCTGGTACTCACCCTGGCGCTCGGGGTGATGACCGGCTGGCTCAAGCCCGTTCCCGGCTCACGCCTGGCCCGGGCTGAGGAGGACGCGATGGCGGACGGCACGATCGGCCCCGAGCGTCCCGCGCCTCGCGGCTGGCTCGCGACCCAGGTGGGATTCGGGATGCGCCCGACGCAGCGCAGCCTGCCTGAGGCCTGGACCGGGGTACCGGTGTGGCGCACGCGAACCGAGGGCATGTGGCTGGTGGGGGCCGTGGTCGTCGCAGCACTGGTCTTTGCTGCGCTGTGGTGGCCGATCTGGACGGGACAGACCGTGAGCTACAGCTTCTGGCGCATGCATATGTGGCTCGGTTCCTGGATCTGA
- the glp gene encoding gephyrin-like molybdotransferase Glp, whose protein sequence is MRTVAEHLAACLDIAQAAAPLDVVLLDAVGCVLAEDVVADLDLPAVDLAGIDGYAVAVADLAGAGTSSPVVLEVMDAVRAGDMRPTRLVPGTAILIDSGAPLPLGADAVVAWQDTDRGTSRVQVRAQVEAGANVRPRAEDVRAGETVLTEGTRVSARHVALAAGLGRHRLKVHPAPRVVIVSIGDEIVEPGAAREPGDVFDANGHALASAVADAGGQAFRVAAVPDELRALSETIEDQLVRADVLITTGGLSVGQGDTVKEVLAPLGSVRFDAVAMSPGRQLGVGTVDGTPIFCLPGDPVSAQIAFETFVRPVLRQIAGRSSLHRSSLPAKVAAGWHSPAHQRQFVPVHLAGSPSKGYLAEPTAEPGRAQLSGLARANAIAVVPEETRTVVAGDVLHCLLLDA, encoded by the coding sequence ATGAGAACGGTCGCGGAGCACCTGGCTGCCTGCCTGGACATCGCACAGGCGGCTGCGCCGCTCGACGTCGTCCTGCTTGACGCGGTGGGATGCGTCCTGGCTGAGGACGTGGTGGCGGACCTGGATCTTCCCGCAGTGGACCTGGCCGGGATCGACGGCTACGCGGTCGCCGTGGCGGACCTGGCCGGTGCCGGGACGTCCAGCCCGGTGGTGCTGGAGGTCATGGACGCGGTGCGAGCCGGGGACATGCGGCCCACCCGCCTGGTGCCGGGCACGGCCATCCTCATCGACTCTGGTGCGCCGCTGCCGCTGGGGGCGGACGCCGTCGTGGCCTGGCAGGACACCGACCGAGGGACCTCGCGCGTCCAGGTGCGGGCGCAGGTCGAGGCTGGTGCCAACGTGCGCCCGCGCGCGGAGGACGTGCGTGCCGGTGAGACGGTCCTGACCGAGGGGACGAGGGTCTCTGCGCGGCACGTCGCGCTGGCGGCCGGGCTGGGGCGTCACCGCCTCAAGGTGCACCCCGCCCCGCGCGTGGTCATCGTCTCCATCGGAGACGAGATCGTGGAGCCGGGAGCGGCTCGCGAGCCCGGGGACGTGTTCGACGCCAACGGGCACGCGCTGGCCTCCGCCGTGGCGGACGCCGGTGGCCAGGCCTTCCGCGTGGCGGCGGTTCCTGACGAGCTGAGGGCGCTGAGCGAGACGATCGAGGACCAGCTGGTCCGGGCCGACGTCCTCATCACCACCGGCGGACTGTCCGTGGGACAGGGTGACACGGTCAAGGAGGTCCTGGCTCCGCTCGGCTCGGTGCGCTTCGACGCCGTCGCCATGTCCCCGGGCCGTCAGCTGGGGGTCGGGACCGTGGACGGCACCCCGATCTTCTGTCTGCCTGGTGACCCGGTCAGCGCACAGATCGCCTTTGAGACCTTTGTCCGGCCGGTGCTGCGGCAGATCGCGGGCCGCTCCTCCCTGCACCGTTCCTCCCTGCCGGCCAAGGTAGCCGCCGGCTGGCACTCTCCGGCCCACCAGCGTCAGTTCGTGCCGGTGCACCTGGCTGGATCGCCGAGCAAGGGCTATCTCGCGGAGCCGACGGCGGAGCCGGGCCGTGCCCAGCTGTCCGGGCTGGCACGGGCGAACGCCATCGCGGTAGTTCCTGAGGAGACCCGGACGGTCGTGGCCGGGGACGTGCTGCACTGCCTGCTGCTTGACGCCTGA
- a CDS encoding 5-formyltetrahydrofolate cyclo-ligase, with translation MSSDARDLPTTEGQEVDDAKDGLRRLLRRDRRKHHRHPEHGHDAVCEALTEHALQAVGSLGSVAAYVSVSHEPCTRLLLDHLHERGTRVLLPVLGPHLARSWGYFKGSDDLAERAPGRPPEPSGQTLPPEEISKVEALIVPALAVDRAGRRLGQGGGWYDRMLPLRAQGVQVFAMVHSDELVTGPLPTESHDELVDAVITPEQWFLLEGSAFQAGSY, from the coding sequence ATGAGCTCCGACGCGCGTGACCTTCCCACCACCGAGGGACAGGAGGTCGACGACGCGAAGGACGGCCTGCGCAGGCTGCTACGACGCGACCGGCGCAAGCACCACCGCCACCCCGAGCACGGGCACGACGCCGTGTGCGAGGCGCTGACCGAGCACGCGCTGCAGGCCGTCGGGTCCCTGGGCTCGGTAGCCGCCTACGTCTCCGTCTCTCACGAACCGTGCACCCGTCTGCTGCTGGACCACCTGCACGAGCGCGGCACCCGCGTGCTCCTGCCTGTCCTCGGCCCGCACCTGGCGCGTTCCTGGGGCTACTTCAAGGGCTCAGACGACCTGGCTGAGAGGGCGCCCGGACGTCCTCCCGAGCCCAGTGGACAGACGCTGCCCCCTGAGGAGATCAGCAAGGTCGAGGCTCTCATCGTCCCGGCGCTCGCCGTCGACCGCGCCGGGCGACGCCTGGGCCAGGGCGGCGGCTGGTACGACCGCATGCTCCCGCTGCGCGCCCAGGGCGTGCAGGTCTTCGCGATGGTCCACTCCGACGAGCTGGTCACCGGCCCCCTGCCCACCGAGTCCCACGACGAGCTGGTTGACGCCGTCATCACCCCGGAGCAGTGGTTCCTGCTGGAGGGCTCCGCTTTCCAGGCCGGTTCCTACTGA
- a CDS encoding SAF domain-containing protein, whose amino-acid sequence MDLLHRRSAQPPPRPVPSVVLWRWRHLVVGLCVGAAALVALTVLRPGPGDLTEALVVTRQVGAGEVIQETDVAWSRLPTTALPRAGLADGGVVGTRAAVTLEEGTVLTTSMTSQALTTGLTAQERVVQVPVEVGADLARPGTVVDLVAEAPQAGDVTGTGTAAEGPTVICKGARVLLTQHEGSGDRWSAGSTVTLITLAVPASTASLVAGAATHGALGLVLSP is encoded by the coding sequence ATGGACCTGCTGCACCGCCGTTCTGCCCAGCCCCCGCCAAGACCCGTGCCTTCCGTCGTGCTGTGGCGCTGGCGCCACCTTGTCGTCGGCCTGTGCGTCGGGGCTGCCGCGCTGGTTGCGCTGACGGTCCTGAGGCCAGGTCCGGGAGACCTGACCGAGGCCCTTGTGGTCACGCGCCAGGTCGGCGCCGGAGAGGTGATCCAGGAGACGGACGTGGCCTGGAGCCGGCTGCCGACCACGGCCCTGCCACGTGCCGGCCTGGCCGACGGCGGCGTCGTCGGCACGCGGGCAGCCGTCACCCTGGAGGAAGGGACGGTGCTGACGACCTCGATGACCAGCCAGGCCCTGACCACCGGCCTCACTGCGCAGGAGCGGGTGGTCCAGGTACCGGTCGAGGTAGGCGCCGACCTGGCCAGGCCCGGCACCGTCGTCGACCTCGTGGCTGAGGCGCCACAGGCAGGTGACGTCACCGGCACCGGCACTGCGGCCGAGGGTCCCACCGTCATCTGTAAAGGTGCTCGAGTTCTCCTGACACAACACGAAGGAAGTGGTGATCGATGGAGTGCTGGGAGCACAGTCACACTTATTACTCTTGCCGTTCCTGCCAGCACCGCTAGCCTGGTAGCAGGAGCCGCCACTCACGGCGCGCTCGGGCTCGTGCTCAGTCCCTGA
- the rsmI gene encoding 16S rRNA (cytidine(1402)-2'-O)-methyltransferase — protein sequence MTEASNPDRTGSVPATQEAPASPRAGAITLAATPIGNVADASQRLRAGLAQADLVAAEDTRRLLGLAQRLGIHVAGRVIAFHEHNERERAGELIEAARAGQRVLMVSDAGMPSVSDPGYRLVTAAAQAGVPVTVAPGPSAVLTALTLSGLASDRFCFEGFLPRKPGEQRRALEQLAGEERTMVFFESPRRVHATLELMAEVLGAGRQAAMCRELTKTYEEVRRATLGDLAEATAEGALGEIVLVVAGGQPVQADPRDAARQALALADTGQRLKTAAAEVARQSGLRPNEVYRAALALRDERAQD from the coding sequence ATGACTGAGGCCTCCAACCCCGATCGCACCGGCTCTGTTCCTGCGACGCAGGAGGCACCAGCCTCTCCTCGCGCCGGCGCCATCACCCTGGCCGCCACGCCGATCGGCAACGTCGCGGACGCCTCACAGCGGCTGCGTGCGGGTCTCGCCCAGGCCGATCTCGTCGCGGCCGAGGACACGCGCCGGCTGCTGGGCCTCGCTCAGCGTCTGGGCATCCACGTGGCCGGGCGCGTCATCGCCTTCCATGAGCACAACGAGCGCGAGCGCGCCGGCGAGCTGATCGAGGCGGCTCGCGCCGGCCAGCGCGTCCTCATGGTCTCCGACGCCGGGATGCCCTCCGTCTCCGACCCTGGCTACCGGCTCGTCACTGCGGCGGCGCAGGCGGGTGTCCCTGTCACCGTGGCCCCTGGTCCCTCCGCGGTCCTCACCGCCCTCACCCTGTCCGGCCTTGCGTCGGACCGCTTCTGCTTCGAGGGCTTCCTGCCTCGCAAGCCCGGTGAGCAGCGCCGCGCCCTGGAGCAGCTGGCTGGCGAGGAGCGCACGATGGTCTTCTTCGAGTCGCCCCGCCGCGTCCACGCCACCCTGGAGCTCATGGCCGAGGTCCTGGGAGCCGGACGGCAGGCGGCGATGTGCCGTGAGCTCACCAAGACCTATGAGGAGGTGCGTCGCGCCACGCTGGGGGATCTTGCCGAGGCGACGGCGGAGGGCGCCCTGGGCGAGATCGTCCTGGTGGTGGCCGGAGGACAGCCGGTGCAGGCTGATCCTCGCGACGCCGCCCGCCAGGCCCTGGCTCTGGCCGATACCGGACAGCGGCTCAAGACGGCCGCCGCTGAGGTGGCTCGCCAGTCGGGGCTGCGTCCGAACGAGGTCTACCGGGCCGCGCTCGCTCTACGTGACGAGCGGGCCCAGGACTGA